The following are from one region of the Nostoc cf. commune SO-36 genome:
- a CDS encoding WD40 domain-containing protein: MTDSQPPKDNHVNSERSLKQLAWAIESSVGQFKLILARCNYASLRDRLISRLQEICQVEIRVLAVQQSNRTLYTTIQEEFSEEIPACVMVVGLESVQNLSVMLTSANQVREEFRKNFAFPLVLWIDDEIYKQLIHLAPDLESWATTRNFAISTQELVDFIIETANQWFSNNLKFSVDEYIKLENELEAAQKYLLKEPDAYNLEIQANLESLLGFIKQINNQKDSALEHYHNAYKLWQQSNNLERQIKILGEIGFCYYLKAFKHQDINHPDWQATWHYIQEYINFINQFINPDLIANAVVKFGDILRDLQKWETLQSLSEQALVIHQNNNQLRELAKDYGFLAEVALAQKNWVKANQLVQQALKLFSTIPNLESANTSGILSDIPARDLKSKDLSLYQFILGRSQYHLGQTKQATLSLETARDVGNPLEDIRLFLDILRFLQQLYFEQKEYLKAYKIKQQRRSIEQQFGLRAFIGAGKLEATKQAFVETLRSNSPQGNIAPEIAASGRLLDVERLIERMGRPDYKLIVIHGQSGVGKSSLVNAGLVPALKNKAIGTQDYLPVVMRVYTNWVEELGRLLGKSGEWGVGNGEWGEFESQRSASELGSSTSELGTSTSELGTSTSELGTPTSELGTSTSELGTSTSELGTPTSELGTSTSELGTPTSELGTPTSNTQTPHSSLLTPHSPLPTPHSLLSQLRKNEQRNLRTVLIFDQFEEFFFVYTEPAQRKQFFEFLGECLNVLSVKVILSLRVDYIHYLLECNDLSSLKIIGNDILSNNVLYKLGNFSPTDTKSIIQRLTENTSFRLEPALIEQLVQDLAGELGEVRPIELQVVGAQLQTENITTLAEYRQRGTKGELVKRYLDEVVNDCGEENQQAADILLYLLTDEKGTRPLKTRAELERDLVPYFSEIPPTPLKKGGFILSTPFLRGSPQAGGSKTRAEQASEISKLDLVLEIFVQSGLVVLLPENPADRYQLVHDYIAAFIRQQQEPKLKQVMAELEKEREQRKLSEVKLNRVFKRALLGSISAGLGFAVLAAATFQWAVEANVSQINAINNSSEAFAVSGQYPDALITALRASNKLKHTLWAQHRSDTLMQTVATLQQAVYLKPNERKENRAVEANTLEGHSSVVSSVVFSPDGKTLASGSDDNTIKLWDVSTGKAMKALTGHSSWVFSVVFSPDGKTLASGSEDKTIKLWDVSTGKAMKTLTGHSSRVTSVVFSPDGKTLASSSNDKTIKLWDVSTGKAMKTLTGRSLVTSVVFSPDGKTLASGSDDNTIKLWDVSTGKVMKTLTGHSSWVFSVVFSPDGKTLASGSNDKTIKLWDVSTGKAMKTLTGRSLVTSVVFNPDGKTLASGSNDKTIKLWDVSTGKAMKTLTGHSSRVTSVVFSPDGKTLASSSNDKTIKLWDVSTGKAMKTLTGRSLVTSVVFSPDGKTLASGSDDNTIKLWDVSTGKGMKTLTGHSSLVFSVVFSPDGKTLASGSNDKTIKLWDISTGKAMKTLTGRSLVTSVVFNPDGKTLASGSNDKTIKLWDISTGKAIKTLAGHSSLVYSVGFSPDGKTLASGSEDNTIKLWDVSTGKVMKTLTGHSSIVISVGFSPDGKTLASGSEDKTIKLWDVSIGKVMKTLTGHSSIVISVGFSPNGKTLASGSEDKTIKLWDVSTGKAMKTLAGHSSLVTSVVFSPDGKTLASGSGDKAVILWDLDFNDLLLSACNLLNNYLVAHPEVLEELQSCQTPSRLVLGATVLVIQGEKLARNDDINGAVEKFRKAQQWDNNLKFDSQARAKELANQDKVEHLVDEGNSRLQEKKFKEALAAYTEALKLDPKVEITADSWNSLCWDGSLQKQAADVLPACEKAVTLAPEDGNNRDSRGLARALTGNYQGAIEDFEAYIAQTDDKDSKAQRQRWVKDLRAGKNPFTDAEIKKLQN; this comes from the coding sequence ATGACAGACTCGCAACCACCAAAAGATAACCATGTAAACAGCGAGCGCTCTCTGAAACAATTAGCTTGGGCGATCGAATCCTCCGTGGGACAGTTTAAGCTGATATTGGCACGGTGTAATTATGCTAGCTTGCGCGATCGCTTAATCTCCAGATTGCAAGAAATCTGTCAAGTCGAAATTCGTGTCTTGGCAGTGCAGCAATCTAATAGAACTCTTTATACTACCATTCAGGAAGAATTCAGCGAAGAGATACCAGCCTGTGTGATGGTTGTGGGTTTGGAATCAGTGCAGAATTTATCTGTAATGTTAACTTCTGCGAATCAGGTGCGGGAAGAGTTTCGCAAGAATTTTGCTTTTCCCTTAGTGTTGTGGATTGACGATGAAATCTACAAGCAACTAATACACCTTGCACCAGATTTGGAAAGTTGGGCAACTACGAGAAATTTTGCCATTTCAACACAAGAATTAGTAGATTTTATCATCGAAACCGCTAATCAATGGTTTAGTAATAACTTAAAATTTAGCGTAGATGAATATATCAAACTGGAAAATGAGTTAGAAGCAGCGCAAAAATATTTACTCAAAGAACCAGATGCTTATAATTTAGAAATTCAAGCTAATTTAGAATCTTTGTTAGGTTTTATCAAACAGATAAATAATCAAAAAGATTCGGCGTTAGAGCATTATCACAACGCTTATAAGCTTTGGCAGCAAAGTAATAATTTAGAACGCCAGATAAAAATCCTCGGCGAAATCGGCTTTTGTTATTATTTAAAAGCTTTTAAACATCAAGATATTAATCATCCAGATTGGCAAGCAACTTGGCATTATATTCAAGAGTATATAAATTTTATTAACCAGTTCATAAATCCAGATTTAATTGCTAATGCAGTAGTTAAATTCGGTGATATCTTGCGAGACTTGCAAAAGTGGGAAACCTTGCAGAGTCTTTCCGAACAAGCTTTAGTAATCCATCAAAATAATAACCAACTAAGAGAACTAGCCAAAGATTACGGTTTTTTAGCTGAGGTAGCTTTAGCTCAAAAAAACTGGGTCAAAGCAAATCAGCTAGTTCAGCAAGCCTTAAAGCTTTTTTCTACGATTCCCAATCTGGAATCAGCAAATACATCAGGGATTTTATCTGATATTCCCGCAAGAGATTTAAAGTCAAAAGATTTGAGTTTATATCAGTTTATTTTAGGTCGTTCTCAATACCATTTAGGTCAAACTAAACAGGCAACTCTCAGCCTAGAAACTGCGAGAGATGTGGGTAATCCTCTAGAAGATATCAGGCTTTTCTTGGATATTCTCAGGTTTTTGCAGCAGCTTTACTTTGAGCAGAAAGAATATCTCAAAGCATACAAAATTAAACAGCAAAGGCGTTCCATTGAACAGCAATTTGGTTTGCGGGCTTTTATTGGTGCGGGTAAGTTAGAAGCTACAAAACAGGCATTTGTCGAGACATTGCGCTCAAACTCTCCCCAGGGAAACATTGCCCCAGAAATTGCTGCATCTGGTCGCCTATTGGATGTAGAACGTTTAATTGAACGCATGGGTCGCCCTGATTATAAGTTGATAGTAATTCATGGGCAATCGGGTGTCGGCAAAAGTTCACTGGTGAATGCGGGACTAGTGCCAGCTTTAAAGAATAAAGCGATCGGTACTCAAGATTATTTACCAGTGGTAATGCGAGTTTACACCAACTGGGTGGAAGAATTGGGGAGGCTTTTGGGAAAAAGTGGGGAATGGGGAGTGGGGAATGGGGAGTGGGGAGAGTTTGAATCTCAACGTTCAGCCTCAGAACTCGGAAGTTCGACCTCAGAACTCGGAACTTCAACCTCAGAACTCGGAACTTCAACCTCAGAACTCGGAACTCCGACCTCAGAACTCGGAACCTCAACCTCAGAACTCGGAACCTCAACCTCAGAACTCGGAACTCCGACCTCAGAACTCGGAACTTCAACCTCAGAACTCGGAACTCCGACCTCGGAACTCGGAACTCCGACCTCAAACACTCAAACTCCTCACTCCTCACTCCTAACTCCCCACTCCCCACTCCCCACTCCCCACTCCCTCCTCTCCCAACTTCGCAAAAACGAACAGCGCAACCTCCGCACAGTACTGATTTTCGATCAATTTGAGGAATTTTTCTTTGTTTACACCGAACCTGCACAAAGAAAGCAATTCTTTGAGTTTCTGGGAGAGTGTCTGAATGTTCTATCGGTGAAAGTTATCTTATCGCTGCGGGTAGATTACATTCATTACTTGCTAGAGTGCAATGATTTGTCCAGCCTCAAGATTATTGGCAATGACATTCTCAGTAATAATGTGCTTTACAAGTTGGGGAACTTCTCACCTACTGATACAAAGTCAATTATTCAGCGTTTAACTGAAAATACTAGTTTTCGTTTAGAACCTGCTTTAATTGAACAACTCGTGCAAGATTTAGCCGGAGAATTGGGTGAAGTTCGTCCCATTGAGTTGCAGGTTGTGGGGGCGCAACTGCAAACGGAGAATATTACAACTCTGGCAGAATATCGGCAACGCGGCACTAAGGGAGAATTAGTTAAGCGTTATTTGGATGAAGTTGTTAATGATTGCGGTGAAGAAAATCAGCAAGCAGCAGACATATTACTGTATTTGCTGACCGATGAAAAAGGAACTCGCCCTTTGAAGACTCGCGCTGAGTTGGAACGCGATTTAGTGCCGTATTTCTCGGAGATCCCCCCAACCCCCCTTAAAAAGGGGGGCTTCATTCTTTCAACCCCCTTTTTAAGGGGGTCGCCGCAGGCGGGGGGATCAAAAACTAGGGCGGAACAAGCTTCTGAAATCAGCAAATTAGATTTAGTGTTAGAGATTTTTGTCCAATCCGGCTTAGTAGTTTTGCTACCAGAAAACCCGGCAGACCGTTATCAACTGGTACATGACTACATCGCCGCCTTTATCCGCCAGCAACAGGAACCGAAGTTAAAGCAGGTGATGGCGGAACTGGAAAAAGAACGAGAACAAAGAAAGCTGAGTGAAGTAAAACTTAATCGTGTTTTCAAACGCGCCCTTCTTGGTTCCATAAGCGCAGGTTTAGGATTTGCTGTTTTAGCAGCAGCAACATTCCAGTGGGCAGTAGAAGCAAATGTTAGTCAAATTAACGCCATCAATAATTCTTCTGAAGCCTTTGCTGTCTCTGGACAATACCCAGATGCTTTAATAACAGCTTTAAGGGCAAGTAACAAACTCAAGCATACACTTTGGGCACAGCACAGAAGCGATACCCTAATGCAGACTGTGGCAACTTTACAGCAAGCGGTTTATTTAAAGCCAAATGAAAGGAAAGAAAATCGTGCCGTAGAGGCGAATACCTTAGAAGGGCATAGCAGTGTGGTCAGTAGCGTAGTCTTCAGCCCCGATGGCAAGACACTGGCTTCTGGCAGTGATGACAACACCATCAAACTCTGGGATGTCAGCACAGGCAAAGCCATGAAAGCCCTGACTGGGCATAGTAGTTGGGTCTTTAGCGTAGTCTTCAGCCCCGATGGCAAGACACTGGCTTCTGGCAGTGAAGACAAGACGATCAAACTCTGGGATGTCAGCACAGGTAAAGCCATGAAAACCCTGACTGGGCATAGCAGTAGGGTCACTAGCGTAGTCTTCAGCCCCGATGGCAAGACACTGGCTTCTAGCAGTAATGACAAGACGATCAAACTCTGGGATGTCAGCACAGGCAAAGCCATGAAAACCCTGACTGGGCGCAGTTTGGTCACTAGCGTAGTCTTCAGCCCCGATGGCAAGACACTGGCTTCTGGCAGTGATGACAACACCATCAAACTCTGGGATGTCAGCACAGGAAAAGTCATGAAAACCCTGACTGGGCATAGCAGTTGGGTCTTTAGCGTAGTCTTCAGCCCCGATGGCAAGACACTGGCTTCTGGCAGTAATGACAAGACGATCAAACTCTGGGATGTCAGCACAGGCAAAGCCATGAAAACCCTGACTGGGCGCAGCTTGGTCACTAGCGTAGTCTTCAACCCCGATGGCAAGACACTGGCTTCTGGCAGTAATGACAAGACGATCAAACTCTGGGATGTCAGCACAGGCAAAGCCATGAAAACCCTGACTGGGCATAGCAGTAGGGTCACTAGCGTAGTCTTCAGCCCCGATGGCAAGACACTGGCTTCTAGCAGTAATGACAAGACGATCAAACTCTGGGATGTCAGCACAGGCAAAGCCATGAAAACCCTGACTGGGCGCAGTTTGGTCACTAGCGTAGTCTTCAGCCCCGATGGCAAGACACTGGCTTCTGGCAGTGATGACAACACCATCAAACTCTGGGATGTCAGCACAGGCAAAGGCATGAAAACCCTGACTGGGCATAGCAGTTTGGTCTTTAGCGTAGTCTTCAGCCCCGATGGCAAGACACTGGCTTCTGGCAGTAATGACAAGACGATCAAACTCTGGGATATCAGCACAGGCAAAGCCATGAAAACCCTGACTGGGCGCAGTTTGGTCACTAGCGTAGTCTTCAACCCCGATGGCAAGACACTGGCTTCTGGCAGTAATGACAAGACGATCAAACTCTGGGATATCAGCACAGGCAAAGCCATTAAAACCCTGGCTGGGCATAGCAGTTTGGTCTATAGCGTCGGATTCAGCCCTGATGGCAAGACACTGGCTTCTGGCAGTGAAGACAACACGATCAAACTCTGGGATGTCAGCACAGGCAAAGTCATGAAAACCCTGACTGGGCATAGCAGTATAGTCATTAGCGTCGGATTCAGCCCCGATGGCAAGACACTGGCTTCTGGCAGTGAAGACAAGACGATCAAACTCTGGGATGTCAGCATAGGCAAAGTCATGAAAACCTTGACTGGGCATAGCAGTATTGTCATTAGCGTCGGATTCAGCCCCAATGGCAAGACACTGGCTTCTGGCAGTGAAGACAAGACGATCAAACTCTGGGATGTCAGCACAGGCAAAGCCATGAAAACCCTGGCTGGGCATAGCAGTTTGGTCACTAGCGTAGTCTTCAGCCCCGATGGCAAGACACTGGCTTCTGGCAGTGGTGACAAGGCCGTGATTTTATGGGATTTGGATTTCAATGATTTATTACTTAGTGCTTGCAATTTGCTCAATAATTACCTGGTTGCCCATCCAGAAGTGTTAGAAGAGTTGCAATCATGCCAAACTCCATCTCGCTTGGTGTTGGGGGCAACAGTGTTAGTTATCCAAGGTGAGAAGCTAGCGCGAAATGATGATATCAATGGCGCTGTTGAAAAGTTTCGCAAGGCACAGCAGTGGGATAATAATTTAAAGTTTGATTCGCAGGCGAGAGCGAAAGAGTTGGCGAATCAAGATAAGGTTGAACACCTAGTTGATGAAGGAAATAGCCGCTTACAAGAGAAAAAGTTTAAGGAAGCGCTAGCGGCTTATACCGAAGCTCTCAAGCTTGATCCGAAAGTTGAAATTACTGCTGATTCTTGGAACTCTCTGTGTTGGGATGGTAGTCTGCAAAAACAAGCGGCTGATGTATTACCAGCCTGTGAAAAAGCCGTTACACTTGCACCTGAAGATGGCAATAATCGTGATAGCCGTGGCTTGGCGAGGGCGCTTACAGGCAACTATCAAGGAGCAATTGAAGACTTTGAAGCATACATCGCCCAGACTGACGATAAAGATAGTAAAGCACAACGGCAACGCTGGGTAAAAGATTTACGGGCGGGGAAGAATCCGTTTACAGATGCAGAGATTAAAAAGTTACAGAATTAG